CAGTACTACGGTGGATGGCGGCCTGTACCTAAGGCACTCCCTGGAAACGGGGAGCAAACAGATTGCAGGACACCTAAGGCTATTGGAGAGGGTAACTCGCCAGTTCTCTACTCTACCCTATGTCCTACAGTCCAAAATTTACCTCCATATTCTTGGCTTAAAGCCTACAGGGGTTTTATTCTTCATTATCCCCTTTGCGGTGGTTAATAGATAAAAGCCTTCTTCCAGGATAATCTTTTCTGTTCCAGGGGCAAGACGCACACCTCCCATTGCACCAACCAATTCAATATCTTTGTATTCAGGAAAAATTTCCCTGAAATTTTCCATCTTCTTCCTAAAATCATCTATCTTTCGTTGATTTATGGCGCTTTTTACCTCTACTACTACAATGACCGTCTTTTCCTGAAATCTGGTAGGGATAAGCAGGTCTATTTCTGTCTCTTTCCCATTCATTCTTCTTCTTGAAGAAGGTATTATATCCAATACCTTAAACCCCAATTTTTCAAAACAGCCTTTGACTGAGGGTTCGGTAAGTCCGACTACAAACTTTCCCCAACCATCGGTAAGATCACCTACCATCTTGCCTACATTATCCAGTCTTTTAGAGGCTTTTTGTAGTTGTTCATCGGTTTTCTTAAGTTGTTCATCCGTCTTTTTGAGTTGTTCATCGGTTTTCTTAAGTTGTTCATCCGTCTTTTTAAGTTGTTCATCGGTTTTCTTTTGGCTCTCTTTAAGCTCTTCTGTCTCTTTTATAGTCCGGTCTAACTCTTTTCCAATCCGTTCTAAGATATGCTCTATACGGTCTAATCTATCCATAATTACACCTTTCTATTAGGTTAATCTGACGATTTCAGGTTAAAAATATCTCTTTTATCTTAATGCGGTTATAAAATCATCAAAGTAATGATTAAATTAACCCTATCCTAAATTATAGGAAAGATTTTGAGTTGTGTCAAGAAATTTTTGATACAGAAATTCTTCATATTTTACCATAAGAAAGTAGAAAAAAGCAAGATGATACTTGTGATCTTTATCATTTTCCCAAGGGAAACTTCTTTGTATAATTTTTAGAGAGAAGAAATCTGTTTAAATGTAGATTTTACAAGGATTCCCCACTATTATTCCCGAAAAAAGTTGGAGAATTTCTGGTTGGGCTGGGTGAGATAATGCCGAAGATTGGCTAACGGTGGTAATTCAGAAGGCTCAAGAAAGATTGGTAGCGCCACGGGGATTCGAACCCCGGTCTGATGGCTGAGAACCACCTATCCTAGGCCTCTAGACGATGGCGCCACGCTGGCTGGGGAGGAAGGATTCGAACCCTCGCAACAAGATCCAGAGTCTTGCGTCCTACCCCTAGACGACTCCCCATCTTAAAGGGCCTTGTTCATCGTTTGGGCCCCTCATAACTTAATCGCGAATCGCGGATTGCGAATTAAAAAATAGATCCGCGATTCGCAATCCGAAATTAACGATTCAATAAGTGGCCGAAACGCGGAACATCACCTTTTAAAATTAATATACCAGAAGAATGGAAACCTGTCAAGAAAAAACTTGCATAATCAAGCCGTATGTGATAAAATCAATCCTAATGGTAAGAAAAGGGTGGGTAATTTCTATTCTGGCAGTTCTCTTCTCTCTCGCTTGGGACAAGGCCGTTGCCTCCCCTGATGGAACCGAAACCACCTTCACCGGGGTCTGCGGCGCTACCCTGATCAATGATGAGGTCTACTATGAACTTAGTCTGTATCCCGAGTTAAAATTCGGTCAACTGGCCCTGGGATTTGATGTTACCTTGCATTGGAGAGATGGCCAAGGGATACTTAAAGAGGACTGGGATGATCTGGATGATCTGGCTAATCTCCTTCGTTACCTTCGCTATGCCCACCCGAGGGCAAGGCCGTTTTATTTCAGGCTTGGGGCTTTGGACAGGGCTACGTTGGGGCATGGATTCATTCTGGGCAACTATTCTAATCGGCGTAAAGACGATTATTACAAACGAATCCCGGGGGCTAAAGCTGAAATCAACTTAGAAAGAATAGGCATAGAAACAGTGGTCAGTGATCTGTTTAAGAACAGAATCTATGGGGGACGAGTTTATCTGCAACCTTTAAGGGAGGCGGACCTTCCTCTTATTAACAGGCTTACCTTAGGAGCTACTTATGTCACTGATACCCATCCGGCTGAAGGGTCTGATACTAACGAAACCCAGGCCTTGACCGCCTCCGGACTTGATCTTACTTTACCTGTTATCGAAAGACTTTTGGAATTCTATCTCGACCTGGCCAAAATCAAAGACCACGGGGATGGGGCCAGCCTGGGAGTAGGCGGTAATTATGGCCTCAATTTAATTCCCCTCAGTTGGAATTGGAAGGTAGAACTGAGAGATGTGGCGGGCGATTTTATCCCTACTTTGTTTGATGCTCACTATGAAGTCCGACGCCCGATAGATTGGTCAAGATTTGAGGCGGATGATAGACTTAAAGGCCCTTACGCCGAGGTCAGCTTAAATATCTCTGATATTCTTACTCTGGCTGGGGCCTACGAAAAATACGAAGGAATAGACCCCAATCTCCACGCTGAATTAACCCTGTCAGAATCCTTTCTGGAATCCATCTTAAGGAGGCAGGCCTCGGCTTCGATCAGCCTTGATCAAAGAAATACAGATCGGCTGTTCCCCCTCACCAAAAAGCCGGGCACAATAATTACGGCCTCTGTAAGCTGCCAATTGAGCGGCGGGGTTGATCTTGTTTATTCCTTAATAGAAACTTATGATGAGGAAGAAAATCCGATCAGGACTTCTTCCCTGACCACCCAGATAAGGTTCTGAAAGCAACCAGGCGGGGTAATACAACTATGTTAACGATAAAAGAGCAATTAACGATAATCAACCGCGGTGTGGTAGAAATAATCCGGGAGGAGGAATTAAAGGCCAGGCTGGCGGAAGACAGGCCGCTTAAGATCAAGTTTGGGGCTGATCCGACGGCCCCGGACATCCATCTGGGGCACACGGTTGTTTTGCGTAAGTTAAAGCAATTTCAAGACCTGGGCCACGAAATCCAGTTCATTATTGGAGATTTCACCTCCCGAATTGGTGATCCCAGCGGTAGAAGTGAAACGAGACCGCCTTTGGAACCGGAGCAAATTACAGCCAATGCCGCCACTTATCAGGACCAGGTCTTTAAGATACTCGACCCGAACAGGACAAAAGTCTTCTTTAACTCAGAGTGGCTTGAGGACTTGAGCTTAGCTGATATCCTCAAGGTCTCCGCCTATTCCACCGTGGCCCGAATGCTGGAGCGAGACGATTTTGCCAAACGATATGCCGAAGGGAGAGGGATCGGCCTGCATGAGTTACTCTATCCCCTTATTCAAGGATACGATTCTGTCATCTTGAAATCGGATGTGGAGATCGGGGGCACGGATCAGAAGTTTAATCTTCTGATGGGCCGGGACCTTCAGCGTGAATATGACCGGCCCCCCCAGATTGTCATAACTATGCCCTTACTGGAAGGGCTGGATGGAACACGGAAGATGAGCAAAAGCCTGGGTAACTATGTAGGCGTAACTGAGCCAGCTCAGGAGATCTACGGAAAGCTTATGTCTATACCTGATTCCCTGATGATCAAATATTATGAACTCTTGACCGATATCCCCCTGGATGAAATAGCCGCGATCAAGGACGGTCTTGAAAGGCAGTTTCTTCATCCCAAAGAAGTCAAACGCCGGTTGGCTGGGGAAATAGTG
This is a stretch of genomic DNA from bacterium. It encodes these proteins:
- the tyrS gene encoding tyrosine--tRNA ligase, with product MLTIKEQLTIINRGVVEIIREEELKARLAEDRPLKIKFGADPTAPDIHLGHTVVLRKLKQFQDLGHEIQFIIGDFTSRIGDPSGRSETRPPLEPEQITANAATYQDQVFKILDPNRTKVFFNSEWLEDLSLADILKVSAYSTVARMLERDDFAKRYAEGRGIGLHELLYPLIQGYDSVILKSDVEIGGTDQKFNLLMGRDLQREYDRPPQIVITMPLLEGLDGTRKMSKSLGNYVGVTEPAQEIYGKLMSIPDSLMIKYYELLTDIPLDEIAAIKDGLERQFLHPKEVKRRLAGEIVQAYYDEQAAREADVEFERIFKEKQIPGEMPLFSPPDQTMGLIDLIFETGLAPSKSQARRLINQGAVKINQKKVSDINLEVTFEEEQILQVGKRGFVKIAEYAEGGW